In the Clostridium beijerinckii genome, one interval contains:
- a CDS encoding N-acetylmuramoyl-L-alanine amidase family protein codes for MIRGMGKVTSLLVAAATVASLVPFSGVNAAEIKRISADDGTIYNAIAYKDGRAYIDGEINDDEEAYYLANGKFNKLEDVDSGDDAVLFGEKYLDISDGDYTVDLDKGTVTDDDIKGDTEDDAAAALRKKIKDDTDDRYNETEANTIKDSNHGDLFDLIPGAKYNKVWYYTQYKAAQKSIDKNVNGLNGLDVAHQTFNVFTDEKGNYIDADYNLGKVKVTTTASSASGTTLTKTDTIENTNDAYDAADGIINGTNISGSDKLSASVVQDRVLAQDKDYIYRLATVKVTITTGAAATISEINGVKIDPNNSNDIFKVENNGQVVSFKAIQKISKTQASGDVDDAKYAKTVTTYALSDKDGKKLDAEELFINTSGNIVTTTNYTVAGGKLIAYNSEINNNDKVTVRAYTLKSSSGFYYADEEDQSKEDCENSKNQGAAVQTDVDGNLWRLDGGYIYKFDNTDDWDKVYRVDGSFDEFSVYDKDNIVAWSQDDDVYSVIGGKQSNSDPDDTPVVKTGWVQATDGTWTYNKEDGTKATGWLNLNGTWYYLKADGVMATGWLNLNGTWYYLNSSGAMATGWLNLNGTWYYLNQSGAMATGWANVNGTWYFLNGSGAMQTGWLNDNGTWYYLYSNGAMAANTVINGYRLSASGAWV; via the coding sequence ATGATAAGAGGAATGGGAAAGGTAACATCACTATTAGTAGCAGCAGCAACAGTTGCTTCATTAGTACCTTTTAGTGGCGTTAATGCTGCTGAGATAAAAAGAATTAGCGCTGATGATGGGACTATCTATAATGCAATAGCATATAAGGATGGTAGAGCTTATATTGATGGGGAAATCAATGATGATGAAGAAGCTTACTATTTAGCTAACGGTAAATTTAATAAATTGGAAGATGTTGATTCAGGAGATGACGCAGTTCTATTTGGAGAAAAATATTTAGATATATCAGACGGAGACTACACTGTTGATTTAGATAAGGGTACTGTAACTGATGATGACATTAAAGGTGATACTGAAGATGATGCAGCTGCTGCTTTAAGAAAAAAAATAAAAGATGATACAGATGATAGATATAACGAAACTGAAGCAAATACTATTAAAGATTCAAATCATGGTGACCTATTCGATTTAATTCCAGGAGCAAAGTATAATAAAGTTTGGTATTATACACAATATAAAGCCGCTCAAAAATCTATAGATAAAAATGTTAATGGATTAAATGGATTGGATGTAGCCCATCAAACATTTAATGTATTTACTGACGAAAAAGGTAATTACATTGATGCGGACTATAACTTAGGTAAAGTTAAGGTTACAACAACTGCTTCAAGTGCTTCAGGTACTACATTAACAAAGACAGATACAATAGAGAACACAAACGACGCTTACGATGCAGCTGATGGAATTATTAATGGAACTAATATTAGTGGATCTGATAAATTAAGTGCAAGTGTTGTTCAAGATAGAGTATTGGCACAAGATAAAGATTATATATATAGACTTGCAACTGTAAAGGTAACTATTACTACTGGTGCGGCTGCTACAATTAGTGAAATAAATGGTGTTAAAATTGATCCAAATAATAGCAATGATATATTTAAAGTTGAAAACAACGGACAAGTTGTATCTTTCAAAGCTATTCAAAAAATTTCAAAAACTCAAGCTTCTGGTGATGTTGATGACGCTAAATATGCTAAAACTGTAACTACTTACGCACTTTCTGATAAAGATGGTAAAAAGTTAGATGCTGAGGAATTATTTATAAATACTTCAGGTAATATAGTTACTACAACTAACTATACTGTAGCTGGAGGAAAACTTATAGCTTACAATTCTGAAATTAATAATAATGATAAAGTTACTGTTAGAGCTTATACATTAAAATCAAGCAGCGGATTCTATTACGCTGATGAGGAAGATCAAAGCAAAGAAGATTGTGAAAACAGCAAAAACCAAGGTGCTGCTGTTCAAACAGATGTTGACGGAAATCTTTGGAGATTAGATGGTGGATATATCTACAAATTTGATAATACTGATGATTGGGACAAAGTATACAGAGTAGACGGATCATTTGATGAATTCTCAGTTTATGATAAAGATAATATCGTTGCTTGGAGCCAAGACGATGATGTATATTCAGTAATTGGTGGAAAACAGTCTAATAGTGATCCTGATGATACTCCAGTAGTAAAAACAGGATGGGTGCAAGCTACTGATGGAACTTGGACTTATAATAAAGAAGATGGAACTAAAGCTACTGGTTGGTTAAACCTAAACGGAACTTGGTACTATTTAAAAGCTGATGGTGTTATGGCTACTGGCTGGTTAAACTTAAATGGAACTTGGTATTACTTGAATTCGTCAGGTGCTATGGCTACTGGTTGGTTGAATTTAAATGGAACTTGGTACTATTTAAATCAATCGGGTGCTATGGCTACTGGCTGGGCTAACGTTAATGGTACTTGGTATTTCTTAAACGGTTCTGGTGCTATGCAAACTGGTTGGTTAAATGATAATGGAACTTGGTACTATCTATATTCAAATGGTGCTATGGCTGCTAATACAGTAATTAACGGATATAGATTATCTGCAAGCGGTGCTTGGGTATAA
- a CDS encoding glycerophosphodiester phosphodiesterase, with protein MKILNIAHRGYSGKFDENTMLAFKKAIEYNADGIEADVQLSKDGVPIILHDETLDRTTNGHGFVKDYTLDELKIFRTKSVPEIQLLKNDSLQEMAHLKLNMTTERNYEEGKQVGSYKVGKYTMEEAEYFQNRGGEEIPTLRELLELVADSDLKVLNLELKNSVIEYKGLEKKVLSMIDEYNLRDKVIISSFNHTSLVKVRKLENNKKITLGALTETILVNVPKYLKAISVDCYHPHFSSILNEEYIKEIKDAGIKVNPYTVNSLVDMKKVIMVGVDSIITNEVELLNTLL; from the coding sequence TTGAAGATTTTAAATATTGCGCATAGAGGTTATAGTGGAAAGTTTGATGAGAATACAATGTTGGCATTTAAAAAAGCGATTGAGTATAATGCTGATGGAATAGAGGCAGATGTTCAGCTTTCTAAGGATGGAGTTCCAATTATACTTCATGATGAGACTTTAGATAGAACTACAAATGGCCATGGTTTTGTTAAAGATTATACTCTAGATGAACTAAAGATATTTAGAACTAAAAGTGTACCGGAAATTCAACTTTTAAAGAATGATTCTTTGCAGGAAATGGCACATTTAAAGTTAAATATGACAACAGAAAGAAACTATGAGGAAGGTAAACAAGTCGGTAGCTATAAGGTTGGGAAATATACTATGGAAGAAGCAGAATATTTTCAAAACAGAGGTGGAGAGGAAATACCAACTCTGCGAGAACTATTAGAGCTTGTTGCAGACTCTGATTTGAAAGTATTAAATTTGGAACTTAAGAATAGTGTCATAGAATATAAAGGACTAGAGAAAAAAGTTTTGTCTATGATTGATGAATATAATTTAAGAGATAAGGTTATAATATCAAGCTTTAATCATACTAGTTTAGTAAAAGTAAGAAAACTTGAGAATAATAAAAAGATCACTTTAGGTGCTCTGACAGAAACTATACTAGTTAATGTACCTAAATATTTGAAAGCCATTTCCGTTGATTGTTATCATCCTCATTTTTCAAGTATATTAAACGAAGAATATATTAAAGAAATTAAAGATGCAGGAATAAAAGTAAATCCATATACGGTTAATAGTTTAGTTGATATGAAAAAGGTGATAATGGTTGGAGTAGATAGTATAATTACGAATGAAGTTGAACTTTTAAATACATTATTATAA
- a CDS encoding InlB B-repeat-containing protein: protein MKYEYLRKSIAVSLAISSLITVVPVKSLAAWIENYDGSWSYADMYGYANGGWKQINGIWYYFDSYGLMRTGWILDNGEWYYTDLSGVMQTGVIQIEGKIYIFSENGAMQKGTSIINGRIYNLDDSGACIGNDYPIPTKSFDYYGNNTLPYVPNQIIDEDSKMSKDIPTDPSKEVKKQYKVKFKDPEAEDDDDELLRTKTVDEDTMLTLYKPVKNGYTFIEWNTKSDGDGTSYEYDDRIKITKDITLYSQWKKNENTSDETTIKVDNIVVLGPVSGTTEMSSITTKGGSLQMSKKVYPTNSDNQKVKWLVVNEDGSATISDTGKLIAVSNGKVIVKAVATDGSGVIGTKEIKISGQ, encoded by the coding sequence GTGAAGTATGAATATTTAAGGAAATCTATTGCAGTAAGTCTTGCTATTTCATCATTAATTACTGTAGTTCCAGTAAAGTCTTTAGCTGCATGGATTGAAAACTATGATGGGAGTTGGAGTTATGCAGATATGTATGGTTATGCTAATGGAGGATGGAAGCAAATAAACGGAATTTGGTATTACTTTGATTCTTATGGATTAATGAGAACTGGATGGATTCTTGACAACGGAGAGTGGTATTATACTGATCTAAGTGGAGTAATGCAAACAGGTGTAATTCAAATAGAAGGAAAGATTTATATATTTTCAGAAAACGGTGCAATGCAGAAGGGAACTTCTATTATAAATGGAAGGATCTATAACCTTGATGATAGTGGAGCTTGTATAGGAAATGATTATCCAATACCGACTAAAAGTTTTGATTATTATGGAAATAATACACTTCCATATGTACCAAATCAAATAATTGATGAGGACTCAAAAATGTCAAAGGATATTCCTACAGACCCTTCAAAGGAAGTAAAAAAACAATATAAAGTTAAGTTTAAAGATCCTGAGGCTGAGGACGATGATGATGAGTTACTTAGGACAAAAACTGTTGATGAAGATACAATGCTTACTTTATATAAACCAGTTAAAAATGGGTATACTTTCATTGAATGGAATACAAAAAGTGATGGCGATGGTACAAGCTACGAGTATGATGATAGAATAAAAATAACTAAAGATATTACATTATATTCTCAGTGGAAGAAAAATGAAAACACAAGTGATGAAACTACTATAAAAGTAGACAATATAGTAGTTTTAGGACCAGTTTCTGGAACTACAGAGATGAGTTCAATAACCACTAAGGGTGGAAGTTTACAAATGAGTAAAAAGGTATATCCTACCAATTCAGATAATCAAAAAGTAAAGTGGCTAGTTGTAAACGAGGATGGATCAGCAACAATAAGTGATACTGGCAAGCTAATAGCGGTATCAAATGGAAAAGTTATTGTAAAAGCAGTTGCAACTGATGGCTCAGGAGTTATAGGAACTAAAGAAATAAAAATAAGTGGTCAATAA